A window of the Mus musculus strain C57BL/6J chromosome 18, GRCm38.p6 C57BL/6J genome harbors these coding sequences:
- the Arsi gene encoding arylsulfatase I precursor: MHALSGFSLVSLLSLGYLSWDWAKPGLVADGPAEAGDQPSVAPPQPPHIIFILTDDQGYHDVGYHGSDIETPTLDRLAAEGVKLENYYIQPICTPSRSQLLTGRYQIHTGLQHSIIRPRQPNCLPLDQVTLPQKLQEAGYSTHMVGKWHLGFYRKECLPTRRGFDTFLGSLTGNVDYYTYDNCDGPGVCGFDLHEGESVAWGLSGQYSTMLYAQRASHILASHNPQNPLFLYVAFQAVHTPLQSPREYLYRYRTMGNVARRKYAAMVTCMDEAVRNITWALKRYGFYNNSVIIFSSDNGGQTFSGGSNWPLRGRKGTYWEGGVRGLGFVHSPLLKKKRRTSRALVHITDWYPTLVGLAGGTTSAADGLDGYDVWPAISEGRASPRTEILHNIDPLYNHARHGSLEGGFGIWNTAVQAAIRVGEWKLLTGDPGYGDWIPPQTLASFPGSWWNLERMASIRQAVWLFNISADPYEREDLAGQRPDVVRTLLARLADYNRTAIPVRYPAANPRAHPDFNGGAWGPWASEEEEEEEEEEEEGRARSFSRGRRKKKCKICKLRSFFRKLNTRLMSHRI, from the exons ATGCATGCTCTCTCAGGATTCTCCCTGGTCAGCCTACTCAGCTTGGGCTACCTGTCCTGGGATTGGGCTAAGCCCGGCCTTGTGGCTGATGGGCCTGCCGAGGCTGGCGATCAGCCTTCGGTGGCTCCACCGCAGCCTCCACACATTATCTTCATCCTCACCGACGACCAAGGGTACCACGACGTGGGATACCATGGCTCGGATATCGAGACCCCAACGCTGGACCGGCTAGCAGCTGAGGGCGTCAAACTGGAGAATTATTACATCCAGCCCATATGTACACCTTCGAGGAGTCAACTCCTCACCGGCAG GTACCAGATCCATACAGGATTGCAGCACTCCATTATCCGCCCACGGCAGCCCAACTGTCTGCCCCTGGACCAGGTGACGCTGCCCCAGAAGCTACAGGAGGCAGGCTACTCCACCCACATGGTGGGCAAGTGGCATCTGGGCTTCTACCGGAAGGAGTGCTTGCCTACCCGCCGGGGCTTCGACACCTTCCTGGGTTCCCTCACAGGCAATGTGGATTACTACACCTACGACAACTGTGATGGCCCAGGGGTTTGTGGGTTTGACCTGCACGAGGGTGAGAGCGTGGCCTGGGGGCTCAGCGGCCAGTACTCCACTATGCTCTACGCTCAGCGTGCAAGCCACATCCTGGCCAGCCACAATCCCCAGAATCCCCTCTTTCTCTATGTGGCCTTCCAGGCAGTACACACGCCCCTACAGTCACCTCGAGAATACCTATACCGCTACCGCACGATGGGCAACGTAGCACGGCGCAAGTACGCAGCCATGGTGACCTGCATGGACGAGGCTGTGCGTAACATCACCTGGGCCCTCAAGCGCTATGGTTTCTATAACAACAGTGTCATTATCTTCTCCAGTGACAATGGTGGCCAGACCTTCTCAGGGGGTAGCAACTGGCCCCTTCGAGGACGCAAGGGTACTTACTGGGAAGGTGGTGTGAGGGGCCTGGGTTTTGTCCACAGCCCACTGCTCAAGAAAAAGAGACGGACCAGTCGGGCCCTGGTCCATATCACAGACTGGTACCCAACACTGGTGGGTCTGGCAGGCGGTACTACATCAGCAGCTGATGGGCTGGATGGCTATGATGTATGGCCAGCCATTAGTGAGGGCCGGGCCTCACCACGCACAGAGATCCTACACAACATCGACCCCCTCTACAACCATGCCCGGCATGGATCCTTGGAGGGTGGCTTTGGGATCTGGAATACAGCAGTGCAGGCTGCTATCCGAGTTGGGGAGTGGAAGCTGCTCACTGGAGACCCAGGCTATGGTGACTGGATTCCACCTCAGACACTGGCCTCCTTCCCTGGCAGCTGGTGGAACCTGGAGCGGATGGCCAGCATCCGCCAGGCTGTGTGGCTCTTTAACATCAGTGCTGACCCTTACGAACGAGAGGACCTGGCTGGCCAGCGACCCGATGTAGTCCGCACCCTTCTGGCTCGCCTGGCTGATTATAACCGTACTGCCATCCCCGTGCGTTACCCAGCTGCGAACCCTCGGGCCCATCCTGACTTTAATGGGGGTGCTTGGGGGCCCTGGGccagtgaggaggaggaagaggaggaggaggaagaggaggaaggcagagCTAGAAGTTTCTCCCGGGGTCGCCGCAAGAAGAAATGCAAGATTTGCAAGCTTCGATCTTTTTTCCGTAAACTCAATACCAGGCTGATGTCCCACCGGATCTGA
- the Arsi gene encoding arylsulfatase I isoform X1 yields the protein MQNPLFLLAMYQIHTGLQHSIIRPRQPNCLPLDQVTLPQKLQEAGYSTHMVGKWHLGFYRKECLPTRRGFDTFLGSLTGNVDYYTYDNCDGPGVCGFDLHEGESVAWGLSGQYSTMLYAQRASHILASHNPQNPLFLYVAFQAVHTPLQSPREYLYRYRTMGNVARRKYAAMVTCMDEAVRNITWALKRYGFYNNSVIIFSSDNGGQTFSGGSNWPLRGRKGTYWEGGVRGLGFVHSPLLKKKRRTSRALVHITDWYPTLVGLAGGTTSAADGLDGYDVWPAISEGRASPRTEILHNIDPLYNHARHGSLEGGFGIWNTAVQAAIRVGEWKLLTGDPGYGDWIPPQTLASFPGSWWNLERMASIRQAVWLFNISADPYEREDLAGQRPDVVRTLLARLADYNRTAIPVRYPAANPRAHPDFNGGAWGPWASEEEEEEEEEEEEGRARSFSRGRRKKKCKICKLRSFFRKLNTRLMSHRI from the exons ATGCAGAACCCACTCTTCCTACTAGCCAT GTACCAGATCCATACAGGATTGCAGCACTCCATTATCCGCCCACGGCAGCCCAACTGTCTGCCCCTGGACCAGGTGACGCTGCCCCAGAAGCTACAGGAGGCAGGCTACTCCACCCACATGGTGGGCAAGTGGCATCTGGGCTTCTACCGGAAGGAGTGCTTGCCTACCCGCCGGGGCTTCGACACCTTCCTGGGTTCCCTCACAGGCAATGTGGATTACTACACCTACGACAACTGTGATGGCCCAGGGGTTTGTGGGTTTGACCTGCACGAGGGTGAGAGCGTGGCCTGGGGGCTCAGCGGCCAGTACTCCACTATGCTCTACGCTCAGCGTGCAAGCCACATCCTGGCCAGCCACAATCCCCAGAATCCCCTCTTTCTCTATGTGGCCTTCCAGGCAGTACACACGCCCCTACAGTCACCTCGAGAATACCTATACCGCTACCGCACGATGGGCAACGTAGCACGGCGCAAGTACGCAGCCATGGTGACCTGCATGGACGAGGCTGTGCGTAACATCACCTGGGCCCTCAAGCGCTATGGTTTCTATAACAACAGTGTCATTATCTTCTCCAGTGACAATGGTGGCCAGACCTTCTCAGGGGGTAGCAACTGGCCCCTTCGAGGACGCAAGGGTACTTACTGGGAAGGTGGTGTGAGGGGCCTGGGTTTTGTCCACAGCCCACTGCTCAAGAAAAAGAGACGGACCAGTCGGGCCCTGGTCCATATCACAGACTGGTACCCAACACTGGTGGGTCTGGCAGGCGGTACTACATCAGCAGCTGATGGGCTGGATGGCTATGATGTATGGCCAGCCATTAGTGAGGGCCGGGCCTCACCACGCACAGAGATCCTACACAACATCGACCCCCTCTACAACCATGCCCGGCATGGATCCTTGGAGGGTGGCTTTGGGATCTGGAATACAGCAGTGCAGGCTGCTATCCGAGTTGGGGAGTGGAAGCTGCTCACTGGAGACCCAGGCTATGGTGACTGGATTCCACCTCAGACACTGGCCTCCTTCCCTGGCAGCTGGTGGAACCTGGAGCGGATGGCCAGCATCCGCCAGGCTGTGTGGCTCTTTAACATCAGTGCTGACCCTTACGAACGAGAGGACCTGGCTGGCCAGCGACCCGATGTAGTCCGCACCCTTCTGGCTCGCCTGGCTGATTATAACCGTACTGCCATCCCCGTGCGTTACCCAGCTGCGAACCCTCGGGCCCATCCTGACTTTAATGGGGGTGCTTGGGGGCCCTGGGccagtgaggaggaggaagaggaggaggaggaagaggaggaaggcagagCTAGAAGTTTCTCCCGGGGTCGCCGCAAGAAGAAATGCAAGATTTGCAAGCTTCGATCTTTTTTCCGTAAACTCAATACCAGGCTGATGTCCCACCGGATCTGA